The genomic region TCTGCTATGCCTTGGCTAAAGAAATTGTCTGGGACGTGCATGATGCGGAAGGCGATCGGATTCAAGGGATTGTTACAGTTGCCACCCAGTGGGGAAACCGAGCGGCTTTCGCGGTCGCTTGGGGTTTGCTGGGGGTGTTGATGGGTTCTATACCTGTGGCGCTTCGCCTCTTATCGATGGCACGTCCCCTGTTATTTGCCACGTTCTCGGCGATCGCATTATTGAGTCTGGGAATAGCGCTGGCGCACTACCAACAGCAACGTAGCGAGAACGCTTACCAAAGATTTAACTTCTGGGAGCGTTTAGGTACGGCATTTGGAGTCATCGCCCTGTTAGGTACTGCCTGAGAAGGCAGGAGGTGAACGGTGAAGCAATTATCGTTGGAGCAAATAGTTAACTGTGGGGTCGAGCGAGAGACGGCGATCGCAATTCTACCGCAAGTCGAGCGGTGGCTGGCTGCCTTACCTGCCATGGAGTGCTGGCAGCAGCTAACTCGTCACATCCTCAAGCCCGATTGCCCCATTGCATTGCACGAACTCCTTTACGAAACTACCTTCTCCGACTGGGACGCATCCCAGAAACCTGCTCCAGCTTGGTTTCCCTCTCAAGAAGAAATTGAGTCTACCAATATCGCTGCTTTAATGCATCAGTTGCAAATTGCCTCCTATCGAGAATTTCATGCTTGGTCGGTGCAGAATCGCGATCGGTTCTGGGAGATGACGATCCAACGATTGGGTATTCGTTTCCGGCAGAAGTACACTCAAATTGTCGATCTTTCGCGTGGGGTAGAATTTCCTCAATGGCTGGTAAATGCTCGTTTTAACATTGTTGAGAGCTGTTTTCAAGCGCCTGAAGATTCTCCCGCAATTGTCTTTCAACAGGACGGCGGTTTGCTTTCCACCATGACTTATGGAGAGCTGCACGCCTTGACCAACCGAGTTGCTAATGGGCTTGTGGACTGGGGCTTCCGTCCTGGCGATGCGATCGCGATCGCCATGCCTATGACTGCGGAATCTGTAGCGATTTACCTGGGAATTATTAAAGCTGGCTGCGTGGTGGTTTCTATCGCCGATAGTTTTGCTGCCAACGAGATCGCCATTAGATTGCGTATAACTCAGGCAAAGGCAATTTTTACCAAAGACTATATTCAGCGCGCTAGCAAGCAGTTACCCCTTTATAGCAAAATTGTTGATGCCGATGCCCCTAAAGCAGTCGTGCTGTCGCTCGATACTTCCGTGTCTGGAACACTGCGTTCTAGCGATTTAGCTTGGCAGGAATTTCTCAGCTCAAACGAACGATTCGATGCCGTAGCCACCGCACCGGAAGCTTATACTAATATCTTATTTTCCTCTGGCACTACAGGAGAACCCAAAGCTATTCCTTGGACTCAAACAACACCGCTCAAATGTGCAGTTGACGGACACTTGCACCAAGATATTCACCCTGGAGATGTCGTAGCCTGGTCAACCAATCTAGGCTGGATGATGGGACCTTGGCTGATTTATGCCAGTTTAATTAATCAGGCAACTATTGCTCTCTACTACGACGCACCCACCGAGAGAGGATTCGGTCAATTTATTCAAGCGGCACGGGTGAATATGTTGGGGGTAGTACCAAGTCTAGTCAGCATTTGGAAAACAACTGTTTGTATGCAAGGGCTTGATTGGAGTGCGATTAAAGCATTCAGCTCGACGGGCGAATGTTCCAATCCACAGGATATGCTGTTTTTGATGTCCCTAGCAGGATATAAGCCGATTATCGAATACTGTGGTGGGACTGAGATTGGTGGAGCTTATATCACTGGTACGCTGGTACAGCCTGCGGCTCCTGCAACTTTCACAACCCCTGCATTAGGATTAGATTTTATTATTCTCGACGCAGGCGATCGCCCTACCAACAAAGGCGAGTTGTTTATTATCCCCCCTTCCATCGGACTTTCTACCACATTACTCAACAAAGACCATCACCACGTCTATTTCGCCGATACTCCCTCTCTTCCGTCTGCTGTCAGGGCGGGTTTACCAGACCAATTCGTGAATCAACCAATCAATTCCCCAGAAAACCCGCCCCTACTCCCGTCTGCTGTCAGGGCGGGTTTACCAGACCAATTCGTGAATCAACCAATCAATTCCCCAGAAAACCCGCCCCTACTCTCCCTGCGCCGTCATGGAGATTGGATCGAATGCTTGCCCAATGGGTACTATCGCGCTTGCGGTCGCGTTGACGACACGATGAACTTGGGAGGCATCAAGGTTAGCGCGGCTGAAATCGAGCAAGTCCTCAATTATGTATCTGGAATTTATCAAACTGCCGCGATCGCTGCATCTCCTCCAGAAGGAGGTCCTAGCCAGTTGGTCATTTTTGCGGTGGTTGCACCAGATCGACAGCAGGACAAAGCAACGCTCAAAACCCAGTTACAAAAGGCGATCGCTTCGCAGCTCAATCCCCTGTTCAAGATTTACGATTTGGCGATTGTTGATGCTTTACCTCGTACTGCCTCAAATAAAGTGATGCGCCGTGCATTGCGCGATCGGTGGCAATCTTTAATTTCAGCAGCAACGTAACTATACTTTAAAGTATGTCCAAATTCAAAGTTTTTGTGACTCGTCGCCTGCCGATCGCCTTAGATCGACTTGACCAAATTGCTGATGTCGAAGTTTGGTCGGAGCGCCAACCACCTCCTGACGACGTGTTACTGGAAAAGATCGGTGCGATCGATGGCTTGCTGTGCCTGCTTACCGACCGGATCGACCGACAGGCGATCGAGGCAGGAACGTCACTCAAGGTCATCAGCCAAATGGCAGTTGGCTACGATAACATTGATATCCCAACTGCGACTGCCAGACATCTTCCCGTAGGTCACACGCCTGATGTTTTGACCGATGCCACCGCAGACTTTACCTGGTCGTTGTTGATGGCAGCAGCGCGGCGAGTTGTGGAGGCAGATCGATTCGTGCGTGCAAATCAATGGCAGACTTGGGAACCGGACTTGTTGCTAGGAGCGAATATTGCTGGAGCCACTCTAGGTATTGTCGGTTTAGGGCGGATCGGTCAAGCCGTAGCTCGCCGTGCCAAAGGGTTTGACATGCGAATTTTGTATGCAGATCGACAGCGTTCGGAAATAGAACAGTCTCTCGGTGCAGAGTGCGTGACATTCGATCGCCTACTGCAAGAGTCAGATTTTGTGACGATTCACGCTCCCTTGACTGAAGATACTAATCATCTTTTTAGCCAGTCGCAATTCCAGCGGATGAAGCGATCGGCAATTTTAATTAACACGGCACGAGGACAAATTGTAGACTCAGAGGCTTTGTATCAAGCACTGAAGGAGCGTCAAATCGCTGCCGCAGCCCTGGATGTTACCGATCCAGAACCTATTCCGCCTCAAAGTTTGTTGCTGACGTTGGATAACCTGATAATTACACCTCATATTGCTAGCGCCAGCCGTCCGACACGAGAAAAAATGGCAAGCATGGCGATCGCCAATCTCATTGCTGGACTTAGGGGCGATCGTCTGCCGCATTGCGTTAATCCTGAAGTCTATCAATAGCGATCGCCAGAAAAAAGACAGCATTTGGACAGTCCGATTGGTCTTTTCGTCTGAGGAAAAATTATGCGTGACTGGCTGGATTAGATCGATCGAGGGGAGATGTG from Chroococcidiopsis sp. SAG 2025 harbors:
- a CDS encoding AMP-binding protein, whose product is MKQLSLEQIVNCGVERETAIAILPQVERWLAALPAMECWQQLTRHILKPDCPIALHELLYETTFSDWDASQKPAPAWFPSQEEIESTNIAALMHQLQIASYREFHAWSVQNRDRFWEMTIQRLGIRFRQKYTQIVDLSRGVEFPQWLVNARFNIVESCFQAPEDSPAIVFQQDGGLLSTMTYGELHALTNRVANGLVDWGFRPGDAIAIAMPMTAESVAIYLGIIKAGCVVVSIADSFAANEIAIRLRITQAKAIFTKDYIQRASKQLPLYSKIVDADAPKAVVLSLDTSVSGTLRSSDLAWQEFLSSNERFDAVATAPEAYTNILFSSGTTGEPKAIPWTQTTPLKCAVDGHLHQDIHPGDVVAWSTNLGWMMGPWLIYASLINQATIALYYDAPTERGFGQFIQAARVNMLGVVPSLVSIWKTTVCMQGLDWSAIKAFSSTGECSNPQDMLFLMSLAGYKPIIEYCGGTEIGGAYITGTLVQPAAPATFTTPALGLDFIILDAGDRPTNKGELFIIPPSIGLSTTLLNKDHHHVYFADTPSLPSAVRAGLPDQFVNQPINSPENPPLLPSAVRAGLPDQFVNQPINSPENPPLLSLRRHGDWIECLPNGYYRACGRVDDTMNLGGIKVSAAEIEQVLNYVSGIYQTAAIAASPPEGGPSQLVIFAVVAPDRQQDKATLKTQLQKAIASQLNPLFKIYDLAIVDALPRTASNKVMRRALRDRWQSLISAAT
- a CDS encoding D-glycerate dehydrogenase, translated to MSKFKVFVTRRLPIALDRLDQIADVEVWSERQPPPDDVLLEKIGAIDGLLCLLTDRIDRQAIEAGTSLKVISQMAVGYDNIDIPTATARHLPVGHTPDVLTDATADFTWSLLMAAARRVVEADRFVRANQWQTWEPDLLLGANIAGATLGIVGLGRIGQAVARRAKGFDMRILYADRQRSEIEQSLGAECVTFDRLLQESDFVTIHAPLTEDTNHLFSQSQFQRMKRSAILINTARGQIVDSEALYQALKERQIAAAALDVTDPEPIPPQSLLLTLDNLIITPHIASASRPTREKMASMAIANLIAGLRGDRLPHCVNPEVYQ